A single window of Arvicanthis niloticus isolate mArvNil1 chromosome 20, mArvNil1.pat.X, whole genome shotgun sequence DNA harbors:
- the LOC117724668 gene encoding olfactory receptor 2G3-like yields MTINKTSGDDFILMGFSDQPQLEKILFVVVLISYLLTLVGNTAIILVSCLDSALQTPMYYFLTNLSFVDICFSTSIVPQLLWNLHGPAKTITATGCAIQLYVSLALGSTECVLLAVMAFDRYAAVCRPLHYATVMHPRLCQSLAGVAWLSGVGNTLIQGTITLRLPRCGNHRIYHFICEVPAMIKLACVDIHANEVQLFMASLVLLLLPLTLILLSYGYIAQALMRLRSALTWGKALGTCGSHLLVVVLFYGTITAVYIHPNSSYAQSQGKFITLLYTVVIPTLNPLIYTLRNKDVKGALKRLVKKDSSTGKKILSR; encoded by the coding sequence ATGACAATTAACAAGACTTCAGGTGATGATTTCATCCTGATGGGCTTCTCTGATCAGCCACAACTTGAAAAGATCCTCTTTGTGGTGGTGCTGATCTCCTACCTCCTGACACTGGTAGGCAACACAGCGATCATCCTCGTTTCCTGTTTGGATTCTGCGCTCCAAACGCCCATGTACTATTTCCTTACCAACCTCTCTTTCGTTGATATCTGCTTTTCCACCAGCATTGTTCCTCAGCTGCTGTGGAACCTCCATGGTCCAGCCAAGACAATCACTGCCACAGGCTGCGCTATTCAGCTTTATGTGTCTCTGGCTCTGGGGTCCACTGAATGTGTCCTCCTCGCAGTTATGGCATTTGATCGCTATGCTGCTGTTTGCCGACCACTCCACTATGCTACAGTTATGCACCCACGGCTCTGCCAGTCTCTTGCAGGAGTTGCCTGGCTGAGTGGAGTGGGCAACACGCTGATCCAGGGCACCATCACCCTCCGCCTCCCTCGCTGTGGGAACCACAGGATTTATCACTTCATCTGTGAAGTTCCTGCCATGATCAAGTTGGCATGTGTAGACATTCATGCCAATGAAGTGCAGCTATTCATGGCTTCCTTGGTGCTGCTCCTCCTTCCCCTGACACTCATCTTGCTATCATATGGGTACATTGCCCAAGCACTGATGAGGTTAAGGTCAGCTCTAACCTGGGGTAAAGCTCTTGGAACCTGTGGATCCCACCTGCTGGTAGTAGTACTATTTTATGGCACAATCACTGCTGTCTATATTCATCCTAACAGCTCCTATGCACAGAGTCAGGGGAAGTTTATCACCCTTTTGTATACCGTGGTTATTCCTACTCTAAACCCCCTCATTTACACTTTAAGAAACAAAGATGTAAAGGGAGCATTGAAGAGGCTGGTAAAGAAAGATTCCAGCACTGGAAAGAAAATTCTTTCAAGGTAG